The following is a genomic window from Neodiprion pinetum isolate iyNeoPine1 chromosome 3, iyNeoPine1.2, whole genome shotgun sequence.
CCGTAATACGAGTGCCGAGATTCCAACGTGCGTCGCAAATTGGCGATATCGAACTTCAGAATCAGAATCGATGTCTGAATACCAGCCGCGCTCCAGTTTCTTCGATGGACATATTCCCGGCGGATCAGTAGATGATCGGAGAACGAGCTGCTTGACGACTCGTTCTGCCCCGTCGAGATCGTTGAGGACTAGGAAAGCACATTCCTGTCTAATCGACGACAAGCTCCGGGAAGTGGTGCATGGTTGTATAAGTGCATGTGGTACCTcggctctctctttctctctctctctctctctctctgtttctctctcgAGGAGCGACATATTTGCATTTCACGCGGGGTCCCGATATCGACTGCGCCAGGTTCCTCCTTGCTTCGACCTTCAGCACCTCTTGGTAACCCCAATCAGATCATGTCTTCGACAGTCCGCGAGTCATTGGGCTTCAAGAAATGACGGCCAGTTGATCAGggacttttttctttcggCGATTggtttttcattaaaaaccGTAATGCGTGATAGTTCGCAAGTTATAATACATGGAAGTCCATTTCGAGAAGTACTTAGAGTACTTTTGAAGCatcgaaaattgatttttgatgcACTTTGAAGACAAAAAGTAATGTTGACGATTCGAAAAGCAGTAACATGAACGAAAGAGTTTCTACCATTTCATGTTCTCCAATCGCAATCCAGTGTCTGTCGAATAACGGAGAACGGCGTTGAACGGTGAAAGGTATGATGTGCACCCGTAGGATTAAAGAGAGCCAcaaaatatatgtgtaatcACATTTCTCAGCTGAGCGAATGAATGTCACTGAAAGTCGGCGTGCTCGTTTGAAATACAAGCCGTAGAAAAGTCGTCAATTAAGTTTCATTGCCTGCTCGAACTCTCTGCGTTGGTATCAATCGCCAAGAGTTCTCGGAGCGTTAACGTTACGAAATGTCAAACCGCATGCCCGATGTCCGATACGAAGTATTGAACGTGGAAGCTCATTAATAAGAATAAGCCCACTTCGTCTCAAGCATCGTTGAACATATTTCGTTTTGCGAGTTGCCGAGTTTCCTGGTTCCGTTCAACAACTGAACTCTGATCGGTGCCATTTCAGATAACAACGTCTATTCTATGCTAGGTCCTCGAGATACGCCGATCACATGTCTGTGTTAAGCCTTAACCGTCTGGATAACGTCAAATTTTGCCCACATTACGAAAGCTGACATATGTGTGCTGCGCGAATAATTGCATCGAGAAAATCTAACATAGCGTGAAAATCATTGACAAGTACGTGCGAACCTGTTACCAGCGTTCATCAAGTCCCGATAACGACCTCATCATCCATCACCGCAGTTATGATCTTCTTGTGCCATCAGGCCTCGGTGCTTTTGCACCGATTTACATGTGACGGATGAAGTCGTTGCGAGATATTTCGTCACATCCCACGAAGGAAATCCTATTTCCACACTTATTCACATGTCGAAAGCGAGAAGATAGGATCCCATTTGCAGACTGATGAGCAAATGATGAATTCTGGGTAATTATTCGAATGTCAGATCACATCGAGGATAAAATTTTGCCTACGCATGCACGTGGCGAGCAAAGGATTTCGATCATATAAATTGACGTTATTTGCGATGACATGATATACTAATGAGTCTCGGCTCAGTCCATTATCGACAGTTTGGAATCGTACCTGTCGGCGTGTTCTCGATTCTCTTCACACCCGTAAGCTGATTACATGCAAGAAGTGTCCAGCAGCTCGATGTGTGGTCGCTTCGAATGATCGCGGACATCGCGCGACCATAGATATAATATATCTATGGAATGACTCGCAGGATTGAAAGAACAAGCGGGAAGATTTCCATCTTTTGACTTATTGATGAATTGTTTTGTGAAttttactgacaatgagccTGAAACTGTTATCAGCTATATCCAGCATACACAGTGttacttgaaaatgaaatgcatATATCCTGAATTCAGGTAGAGGGACCCAATCTACCTAATACGGTTTTATACTGCCCGTGGCCCACGGACATGGTCCATACATTATCGCCATCTGAAATGAATTAAGTATCGCTTATAGTGCATTCCAAGACCTTTGGGCCACAGTCCAGACTACCGTAGAGCGTTTCTATGCATTCTAGGCAGTAAAATTGATCTCTTGGCCAGGACTCAGGATTGGTTCGTCGGGCATTGAATGCAGCGTGTCGAGGTCCGGTGTCCGAGGCAGCTGCATGTATAAGGCACCGTTCGTGAGATTCGGTTGAATATACAAAGGACACCAAGTTCGGAGAAGTAGCGATACGAGATAACGGTTCATGATACTTAATTAAGTCATCCCGCGGTTGGGTGTTCGTGTAATTAACGGCATCTAAGTGCACACTGCCACCGAGGTGGTATTCAAATTAAACAGATCAACATGACCACACAACGAGATCTTGGAACCTTACGTTACTTTTGTCCCGGTTCTATGCCCGATACGTAACCTCTGTTCAACCGGTCCCATGGTACTGTGCATTGTCCCGTGGaaattgagaaagaaaaaagtagaaatgAATTCGCTTGTGAACCTATTTTCAAGACATCAACAgactttcaataatttttcaaaattttctcagtcGACTGTTGTAAAAGTGTAGATATCTTCGACAACCTAAAAATAGTATTTCATAATCTTGATGCTTTTAAATTTGATCTGTCAAGCATTTGTCAATGTCACGACAGCTTTTTACTGGTATGGTACGACTAAAAAATCCTTTTAAAAAAACTGGAGAGggtgggaaaaattatttaacggcAGAACGGTACTTGAATTAATCACTTCGCCCAACTGGTTGGCAGATACAAGCATCATTACAAGCATACATGCACATTTTATCCGTATCTGCTTGCGCACCACACTTGCTGGTTCAGCTCGTAACTCTGTTGGGCTAAGCGTATGAGTAATGCGGTGTCTCGCGGCTGCACCTCCTTTCGCAAAGCATTTGACCAACGTTCTTATATTCCAGGCATGTTTGCCTTACGAATAACTTGTTAACATTTCGTGGATCGTTCTTCATGTTGCAGGTGGTTTGGGTGACCGCAGTCCTGTGTCCGTGGCTTGTTGCCGCGAATAACCTGACTTCTTCCTTCACGTCACGTCGGCCCAGGGATCATCCGTTCAGAGGACACATCTCTGCCTGGTGCGGATTTATTTAGTAtctacttatttttattcctggTTAGCATTATACTTGCCTGAGTAGCGATCGTGCGTTCCCAAACACAAAAAATAACCGTATGTTGAACAGTTCAATAGGGACCAAGAATAACCTGGAAATCAACGACGACAGAAAATGTGCCGTAAAATATGTAATCAAAGACAATAGTAATACGTGAAAAAGTCAATAAAATATGAGTTTCAGTCATGCACAGTGAATAGCATAAAGGATTTTGCTGCTTGTGATGACTTCCATTCGAATTGTAATATTTGATAGTTGTACTACTTTGCATGATGCATCACCATATGACAGTTTATATGCTGTAATGTAGTAAGCGCCTACTAATCCACGActttgttcaaatttcaaattttagtgCACCATAATTACTTGGCAATGACTTTAGAGTATATATGTTACCTGGGAGTTGGAATTGGATTTAGTTACGATTTAACAATCCTTCAACAAAGTTCCCATATGTACCCATTTtatgttcgaaaaaaaaaaactgttggaaACACTTAATCTCATTTGATATGATGGTTCGGCAGGAACGTGCCGTTGGATGAAACGTCGAACAAGCGAATGACGTATCGTGAGATGCAGAAGATGCTGCGCCGAGAGGCTGGTGACGAAGGTAACCCGGTCGACTGCTGCCCAACCGATGCAGAGATGTCGGAACCGCTGGGTGGAACGAACCGGGATAACATGTACGTCGACCTCTACCGGGACGGAGAGAACAAGCAACGATTTTATGAATACTCTTGCAAAAAGGAGGTCCTCGACAAACCGTGCAGGTTCATCGACCGGAAGCTCAAAAGCCAATCTCGATGCGTACAAAAGTTCTCCTACACCTACGCTATCATTAAAACCCTCGATCACAAGGTTCGTTTCAGTTCCTCAACCTCCtgatatgaaaataagaaaatgtaTCTCAGCTAAGCGCCTTTCGTTATGCCGAAACGGTGGTAATTTCCAAGTTATCATTACGGTTTGGACATTGTGACATAGTGTTAAGAATCCTTACGGGAGATGTATTTATATGGAGATTCCATCCGGGTTTGCGGTTCTAGACTTTTCAATGTAGATTTTAATAACTATTCTGTggtgaaattatgaaaatttctatttcgATACGTATGGGAAATTCATcacaatttcataatttttatgcggcttcaaatatttttatgcggcttcaaatatttttatgggAAATCCATGGTGTTTTGGGATTTTTTCATGGGAAATCCATGGTGTTTCGGGATTTTTTATGGGAAATTAATGgtgttttggtaatttttatcaaaattccaAGGTGgtacagaaaataattttcttcggTTTGCAGGGTGGTTTGGGCGAGCACAGGCACCACCACGGACACCAGATACTGGCGGTCCCCGGAACTATAGCCGGGGGTTCTGGGTGGGCATTGGACTACATCAAAGTCCGAAGCGGATGCAGCTGCGAGGTTTCGCCAAAGCCCAAGAAGCAGAAAGCCTCGGCGACGAAGGCTAAAAGGGCGAGAAGCAAACAGCGACAGCCAAGAGACAACGATCCGGACTTTGAAGCCTGATTCACGCTTATCTGTTATAAATTCATATTAGAAATTCCGTAAATATTTGCCCTGGAATTTCCAATTTGTCCAGAAAAACTTAAAGGTTGTTTCCCGATGTGAACATGTTGCAGGGAATTCGGGCAAGAGTCAACCTGCGGAGTGAGAAATACGTCTTCTTATATCTTAGACATACGCGAAGTTTGTCACTTAGTTGTTACAGGACCGCAGCCTATGAAATCGCTTAACAAGCTTTCCAATTTTTCCGCACGGAAGTAAAACCTTGGCATGGTGACGACGACCTTATTATCATTGACCTACCATTATCTGGACCAATTGTTTTCGGCCTCATACCCGCACACACGTGCGTCAAACAAAACTCATGTAATCATCGTATTTATTGTCAGAACTTTTACATATTAATACGTCAACATTTATATGATAGAGAAAAATAAGTGGCgggagaagaattttttacaagaaTTCTAGTTGACAGCCAATTTATTGTGGCTTTCAACTACGATATCGTGATTTTCTTCTTCGGTTTAGAGTCCCAATATACATCGATTTATCGATACACCGAAGTTCACTTTCGCTCGACTCCCTGTGGTCAGCTTAGGATCTGACTGATTGTTGGCTTTATTCGATAACGTGCAAAGagttttcatattttaaacgtagtgacaaaaatttcaaaagcgCTTCGTGACTCTCTTATCGCTTATAGGTGTAAATCGATATGGCAAAAATGTGGTTTATCACTCCGAATTTATCCAAATGAAACGTTAATGGATTTTTGAGATATTGAAATACAAGACCCTGCTCACCTTTTTGGTACTTATCAGCGCGACATTTCAGTGTGAGTCGGGATCAGTGAACCGAGGGGATattcaataaaacaaaaagaaaagtctCGAGACCACTTTACACTAATAATTTAACTTTACGACGTTTAGGTTATAGTTTTTATATGCGGCCAGTTCTTATTAATTCTTgtatatgaaaatttgtacCTATATTTGATTACTTCATGTATGATTAGATTTCTTCATAATTATCATAAGATTTACGCGCGCAGTTATGCCGCGCGTCAGTATTCTAAGTAATATCTGATTGTTTGATGGATCTGGGCGTATTCTGGGATGTAAATATATCCCGGATACAAATAAGAGAAGTAAAaatgttaagaaaaaaaatattattaaaatttttattttttttttttagctctactagaaaatatttaatgaaattGTCTATTGAATAGATTAActaattatatatgtatgtgtatatatatgcatatatacatatgtataatatcgcGATACTTGTGAACTGACTAGAAAATGTACGTGGTGTGCCAATTATGACGCCATATCTTTGAGCAATCTGGtgtgattgaaatttaaaaattgtgttcgggatttttttttctcgctctTCTATTTCGAATTGTTTTGTTCTCTTCGATAGTAGattattatacataggtatgaaaaatttgtttaatttcatttccgATAAGATCCTATCTACCGTCgacaaaataatgaaagacACTATCGCCGTAAATTCTTATTAgataacattgaaaatatcattGGCATACCGATATTGAGAGTAACATTGATTGAAAAGTAAAGTCTTGTCAAACTCGATGATCATATAATA
Proteins encoded in this region:
- the LOC124214524 gene encoding uncharacterized protein — its product is MRIEALSAFLAVVWVTAVLCPWLVAANNLTSSFTSRRPRDHPFRGHISAWNVPLDETSNKRMTYREMQKMLRREAGDEGNPVDCCPTDAEMSEPLGGTNRDNMYVDLYRDGENKQRFYEYSCKKEVLDKPCRFIDRKLKSQSRCVQKFSYTYAIIKTLDHKGGLGEHRHHHGHQILAVPGTIAGGSGWALDYIKVRSGCSCEVSPKPKKQKASATKAKRARSKQRQPRDNDPDFEA